The following proteins are co-located in the Candidatus Competibacteraceae bacterium genome:
- a CDS encoding winged helix-turn-helix domain-containing protein, whose translation MDEQELIENPEVLLALVQKSVQHLIEQRPDTAEQEAQLRAVAKAIEQLEKQRVPVPDSLRQTKMNLVAEIGHQDQFERQLRKLGDSLAEALEIIEEAIGKPRSEGKPQKKSTPHQRRPRNSDEPVTPQSVLRGYIIQALKEFGGSARTSDVLERIQEMLKDRLTPRDLETRSDGRAIVWENNARWERAAMIREGLLRNDSKFGYWELNPDYASGLEKTKGYTTI comes from the coding sequence ATGGATGAACAGGAACTGATCGAGAATCCTGAAGTCCTGCTGGCGCTGGTTCAAAAATCTGTCCAGCATCTTATCGAACAGCGCCCGGATACCGCCGAACAGGAAGCGCAGTTGCGGGCGGTCGCCAAGGCTATCGAGCAATTGGAAAAACAGCGGGTGCCGGTTCCCGATAGCCTGCGGCAGACGAAGATGAACTTGGTGGCCGAAATCGGCCACCAAGACCAGTTTGAACGGCAACTCAGGAAGCTGGGCGACAGTCTTGCCGAAGCGTTGGAGATAATCGAAGAAGCAATCGGCAAGCCGCGATCAGAAGGAAAGCCGCAGAAGAAATCGACCCCGCACCAGCGTCGTCCACGAAATAGCGACGAGCCGGTAACTCCGCAGTCGGTTCTCAGAGGGTATATTATCCAAGCGCTCAAGGAATTTGGCGGCTCTGCACGCACTTCTGATGTCTTGGAACGAATACAAGAGATGTTGAAGGATCGGTTAACACCAAGAGATCTTGAAACACGGAGCGATGGTCGAGCAATCGTTTGGGAAAATAATGCGCGCTGGGAACGTGCAGCCATGATTAGGGAAGGACTCCTGCGTAACGATTCCAAATTCGGCTATTGGGAACTCAACCCAGACTACGCTTCTGGTCTTGAAAAAACAAAGGGTTATACAACTATCTAA